One window of Chryseobacterium indologenes genomic DNA carries:
- a CDS encoding sterol desaturase family protein produces MNFTQAELSGYLQIFWQFSWPQWMIFSLVINSFLYLFSIGLYVFIEKTCRKSQLQEKNHPVTRSDFYLSLFTIICNSFMLLLGAFLWKNGWIVLGGTQSAIGITAEIIVLLLLMDLLMYLFHYGAHLPLIYKILHRKHHEHVSTNFLSLFVLHPFETIGFGFMMLVLLIGYDFSVISISIYLLLNLIWGTIGHLNREFFPASFDRLFVGTTRFHNQHHLDESKNFGFYTSIWDRVFGTYK; encoded by the coding sequence ATGAATTTTACTCAGGCAGAACTTTCCGGTTATTTACAGATATTTTGGCAGTTTTCATGGCCGCAATGGATGATATTCAGTCTTGTCATTAACAGCTTTCTGTACCTGTTTTCTATAGGTTTATATGTTTTTATTGAAAAGACCTGCAGGAAAAGTCAGCTGCAGGAAAAAAATCATCCTGTTACAAGATCCGATTTCTACCTCAGCCTTTTTACCATCATCTGTAACAGCTTTATGTTGTTGCTGGGAGCATTCTTATGGAAAAACGGTTGGATTGTGCTTGGAGGAACTCAATCGGCGATTGGAATAACAGCAGAAATCATTGTTCTGCTTCTTCTGATGGATCTTCTGATGTATCTCTTTCATTACGGTGCCCACTTGCCTTTGATCTACAAAATTCTGCATAGAAAACACCACGAGCATGTAAGTACCAATTTTCTGAGTCTTTTTGTTCTGCATCCTTTTGAAACAATAGGGTTTGGATTCATGATGCTCGTTTTACTCATCGGTTATGATTTCTCAGTAATTTCTATTTCCATTTATCTATTGCTCAATCTCATCTGGGGAACCATAGGACATCTGAACAGGGAATTTTTTCCGGCCTCATTTGACCGTTTATTCGTTGGAACAACAAGATTTCATAATCAGCATCATCTGGATGAAAGCAAAAACTTTGGATTTTATACTTCTATCTGGGACAGGGTATTTGGGACCTATAAATAA
- a CDS encoding MarR family winged helix-turn-helix transcriptional regulator, protein MKHIEKEFFNTFTNFQCLILAHMNRGNINGVTAAHYNIIEFILRKETVTGREISAAFNISQAAISKQLKFLISNDLILKKQEETDHRKYNLSVTDKGRFIIENSETFRKNITGQTASILTSKELENFNYLLSKVLNHVKL, encoded by the coding sequence ATGAAACACATTGAAAAAGAGTTTTTTAACACATTCACAAATTTCCAATGTCTTATTCTGGCGCATATGAACCGGGGAAATATCAATGGAGTTACTGCTGCCCATTATAATATCATTGAATTTATTTTAAGAAAAGAAACAGTCACAGGAAGGGAAATCTCGGCAGCATTTAACATAAGCCAGGCAGCCATCTCGAAACAGCTGAAATTTCTGATCAGCAATGATCTGATCCTTAAAAAACAGGAGGAAACAGATCACAGGAAATACAATCTTTCAGTTACGGATAAGGGAAGGTTTATCATAGAAAACTCAGAAACTTTCCGTAAAAATATTACCGGACAAACGGCTTCTATATTGACTTCCAAAGAATTGGAAAATTTTAATTATCTGCTAAGCAAAGTTTTGAATCATGTAAAATTGTAA